The following is a genomic window from Gymnodinialimonas ceratoperidinii.
TGGCGGTTCGAGCAGACCGATGAGGAAAGCAACGGCGACGATCCCTCTCCCGATGGCCCCGGTACGCCCGATGACGGCCCTGATGTTGGTGCGGATGATCGCTCTGACGCTCCGAAAGAGGCCGAGGTCGTCAGTCTCGACACGTTCCGACGCAATCACTGACGCGCGATGCGGGAGTGCCCCATGGGAATGAGCGACACCGCGCTTTTCATGGGCCAGCTGCTGCGCCGTCCGCATCAGATCGTGGCGCTCGCGCCCTCGGCCCCGGGTCTATGCGCCGAGATGACCCGCGAGTTGGACCCCGCCCGTGGCCCGGTCCTCGAGTTGGGGGCGGGCACCGGTAACATCACCCAGGCAATCCTGGCCTCCGGCATCGCGCCCGAGGCCTGTCATTCGATCGAGATGAACCCCGAATTCTGCGACCGTCTGCGCGCCCGGTTTCCGGGACTCAACCTGCACCAGATGAGCGCCGGGGAGTGCGGCGCCTTGCCCCTGCGCAATGTACAGGCCGTGATCTCTGGCCTGCCACTGTTGTCGATGCCCATAGGCTTGCAACGCGCCATCCTTGGAGGAGCGCTCAGGCTGCTGGCCCCGGGCGGTGAGTTCGTGCAATTCACCTACGGGCCAAAACCGCCGCTCGCCCGTGCCGTGCGCGAGGAACTGGGCCTGACATGGCGCGAGAGCGCGAAGATCTGGTGGAACATGCCCCCCGCCCGCGTGTATCGTTTCGCCCGAACGCAAAGCTGTCGCATGGACGCCCGGACGCACCGCGGGTAGACGGCATACAAATGCATACCGGAGACATGCCCATGACCAAGACCCGCACCGAGACCGACAGCTTTGGCCCCTTGGAGGTCCCCGCCGACAAGTACTGGGGCGCGCAGACGCAACGCTCGATCCTAAACTTCCCCATCGGGTGGGAGAAGCAACCCGTCGCCATCGTCCGCGCGCTCGGCGTGATCAAGCGTGCCTGCGCCGAGGCCAACCAGGCCCGTGACAAGCTGGCCGGTATCGGCGACGCGATGATCGAGGCGGCGCAGGAGGTCATCGACGGCAAGCTGGACGACAATTTCCCGCTGGTGGTCTGGCAGACGGGCTCCGGCACCCAGTCCAACATGAACGCCAACGAGGTGATCGCCAACCGCGCGATTGAGATCCTCGGCGGCGAGATCGGCTCCAAGGACCCGGTGCACCCCAACGATCACTGCAACATGGGCCAGTCGTCGAACGACACCTTCCCCACCGCCATGCATATCGCGACCGCGATGACCGCGCGCGACGTGACCCTGCCGGGCTTGCGCAAGCTGCACGAGGCGCTGGAGAAGAAGGTGGCGGAGTTCGAGGGCATCATCAAGATCGGCCGCACCCACACGATGGACGCCACGCCGCTGACGCTGGCGCAGGAATTCGGCGGCTATGCACACCAGGTGAAGAAGTCCATCGAACGCGTCGAAACCGCGCTCGGCGATATCTACGAGCTGGCCCAGGGCGGCACCGCCGTCGGTACCGGGCTGAACACGCCCAGGGGTTGGGGCGAGGAAGTCGCCGCCAACATGGCGCGGATCACCGGCCTGCCCTTCGTCACCGCCCCCAACAAGTTCGAGGCGCTGGCCGCCCATGACGCGATGGTTGCCATGTCGGGCGCGCTCAAGGCCACCGCCGCCGCGCTCTTCAAGATCGCCAACGACATCCGTCTTCTGGGCTCCGGTCCGCGCTGTGGTCTGGGTGAGCTGATGCTGCCCGAGAACGAGCCCGGCTCCTCCATCATGCCCGGCAAGGTCAACCCGACCCAGTGCGAGGCGCTCACCCAGGTCTGCGCCCATGTCTTCGGCAACGACGCCGCCGTGGGTTTCGCGGGCTCGCAGGGGCACTTCGAGCTGAACGTCTACAAGCCGATGATGGCCTACAACGTGCTGCAGTCCATGCAGCTGATCGGGGATGCCTGCGTGGCCTTCTCCGACAATTGCGTGAGCGGCATCGAGGCCAACGAGGCGCGGATCGAGAAGATCATGAACGAGTCGCTCATGCTGGTGACGGCGCTGGCGCCGACCATCGGCTACGACAATGCCACGACCGTCGCCAAGACCGCGCA
Proteins encoded in this region:
- the fumC gene encoding class II fumarate hydratase — its product is MTKTRTETDSFGPLEVPADKYWGAQTQRSILNFPIGWEKQPVAIVRALGVIKRACAEANQARDKLAGIGDAMIEAAQEVIDGKLDDNFPLVVWQTGSGTQSNMNANEVIANRAIEILGGEIGSKDPVHPNDHCNMGQSSNDTFPTAMHIATAMTARDVTLPGLRKLHEALEKKVAEFEGIIKIGRTHTMDATPLTLAQEFGGYAHQVKKSIERVETALGDIYELAQGGTAVGTGLNTPRGWGEEVAANMARITGLPFVTAPNKFEALAAHDAMVAMSGALKATAAALFKIANDIRLLGSGPRCGLGELMLPENEPGSSIMPGKVNPTQCEALTQVCAHVFGNDAAVGFAGSQGHFELNVYKPMMAYNVLQSMQLIGDACVAFSDNCVSGIEANEARIEKIMNESLMLVTALAPTIGYDNATTVAKTAHKNGTTLKQEAIALGFVDEETFDRVVRPEQMIGPK
- a CDS encoding class I SAM-dependent methyltransferase; translated protein: MGMSDTALFMGQLLRRPHQIVALAPSAPGLCAEMTRELDPARGPVLELGAGTGNITQAILASGIAPEACHSIEMNPEFCDRLRARFPGLNLHQMSAGECGALPLRNVQAVISGLPLLSMPIGLQRAILGGALRLLAPGGEFVQFTYGPKPPLARAVREELGLTWRESAKIWWNMPPARVYRFARTQSCRMDARTHRG